One window of Cohnella hashimotonis genomic DNA carries:
- a CDS encoding ABC transporter permease, with protein MKSTTAVHPGARLKNRTSFGQSVRHSLTMAYRGLLKIRRTPEQLFDVTLQPIIFTLMFTYIFGGAISGDVISYLPVIIPGILVQTVITTSIVTGVQLREDMDKGVFDRFKSLPIARIAPLAGALLADTIRYTIATVLTFGMGYLMGYRPDGGLGHVAIAALLVIFCSWAISWIFAFFGVIARTASSVQGISMIVLFPLTFLSNAFVPTKTMPKWLQWFADINPISHLVTAVRDLANSGTVGWDLGISLIGAAVIVAIFAPITVRAYMRRT; from the coding sequence ATGAAAAGCACGACTGCCGTCCATCCGGGCGCCCGGCTTAAAAACCGCACGAGCTTCGGCCAATCCGTCCGCCACTCGCTGACGATGGCGTACCGCGGCCTGCTCAAGATTCGGCGCACGCCCGAGCAGCTGTTCGACGTCACGCTGCAGCCGATCATTTTTACGCTCATGTTCACCTATATTTTCGGCGGGGCGATATCGGGCGATGTCATCAGCTATTTGCCCGTCATCATTCCGGGCATACTCGTGCAGACCGTCATCACGACCTCGATCGTCACCGGCGTGCAGCTGCGCGAGGACATGGACAAAGGCGTATTCGACCGCTTCAAGTCGCTGCCAATCGCGCGTATCGCGCCGCTCGCGGGGGCGCTGCTAGCCGATACGATCCGGTATACGATCGCCACGGTGCTCACTTTCGGCATGGGCTATCTGATGGGCTACCGCCCGGACGGCGGCCTCGGCCATGTCGCGATCGCCGCGCTGCTCGTCATCTTCTGCTCCTGGGCCATCAGCTGGATCTTCGCGTTCTTCGGCGTCATCGCCCGGACGGCTTCGAGCGTGCAAGGCATCTCGATGATCGTACTGTTCCCGCTCACCTTCCTCTCCAACGCCTTCGTGCCGACGAAAACGATGCCGAAGTGGCTGCAATGGTTCGCCGACATCAATCCGATCTCGCATCTGGTGACGGCCGTTCGCGACCTTGCGAATTCAGGCACCGTCGGCTGGGACCTTGGCATCTCGCTGATCGGCGCGGCCGTCATCGTCGCGATCTTCGCGCCGATCACGGTGCGGGCATACATGCGGCGGACGTAG